A window of Streptomyces sp. N50 contains these coding sequences:
- a CDS encoding ABC transporter ATP-binding protein: MIEIHHVVKRYGDKTAVDDLDFTVEPGVVTGFLGPNGAGKSTTMRMIIGLDAPTSGHVTVNGKQYAQHTAPLQEVGALLEARSVHPGRSAYSHLLSLAYTHGIPRRRVGEVIELAGLGKVAKKRAGSFSLGMGQRLGIAAALLGDPQTVMLDEPVNGLDPEGVLWIRNLLKGLAAEGRTVFVSSHLMSEMALTATNLVIVGRGRLLADTTVASFVEQAGGESVKVVSSDPERLRALLAGPDVTVTGEIGTETLQVSGLSAREIGSLAADASIAVYDLTQQAVSLEEAFMALTHDAVEYRSSTDTETKGSVAA; this comes from the coding sequence ATGATAGAGATCCATCACGTCGTCAAACGCTACGGCGACAAGACGGCTGTCGACGACCTGGACTTCACCGTCGAGCCGGGTGTGGTGACGGGCTTCCTCGGCCCGAACGGGGCGGGAAAGTCCACGACCATGCGCATGATCATCGGCCTCGACGCGCCCACCAGCGGCCATGTGACGGTCAACGGCAAGCAGTACGCCCAGCACACCGCACCGCTCCAGGAGGTCGGCGCGCTGTTGGAGGCCAGGTCCGTCCACCCCGGCCGCTCCGCCTACAGCCACCTGCTCTCCCTCGCGTACACCCATGGCATTCCGCGCCGCCGGGTGGGCGAGGTGATCGAACTCGCCGGCCTCGGCAAGGTCGCCAAGAAGCGGGCCGGCTCCTTCTCGTTGGGCATGGGACAACGCCTGGGCATCGCGGCGGCACTGTTGGGCGACCCGCAGACGGTGATGCTGGACGAGCCGGTCAACGGCCTCGACCCGGAGGGCGTGCTGTGGATCCGCAACCTCCTCAAGGGCCTGGCAGCCGAAGGACGCACCGTCTTCGTGTCCTCGCACCTGATGAGCGAGATGGCGCTGACGGCGACCAACCTCGTCATCGTCGGCCGGGGCAGGCTGCTCGCCGACACGACGGTGGCGTCCTTCGTCGAGCAGGCGGGCGGCGAGAGCGTGAAGGTCGTCAGCTCCGACCCGGAGCGGCTGCGCGCGCTGCTGGCCGGGCCCGACGTCACCGTCACCGGCGAGATCGGCACCGAGACTCTGCAGGTGTCGGGGCTGAGCGCCCGCGAGATCGGCAGCCTGGCCGCCGACGCGAGCATCGCCGTCTACGACCTCACCCAGCAGGCGGTCTCCCTTGAGGAGGCGTTCATGGCCCTGACCCATGACGCCGTCGAGTACCGCAGCAGCACCGACACGGAAACGAAGGGGAGTGTCGCGGCATGA
- a CDS encoding sensor histidine kinase — MNPVAEPVWDQPLASSWIRLRSADRARPQVLDSLLAAGVLAAAIADLFEQEERGLFGVQGVPAWVVVINAAALALPLVWRRRAPLAVFGVVLGVCAAQWAAGLALRSDLSLMIALYGAGRYASPRALRNIAIATAPVCALLAFRVQPLDSQPWVSLFFVLCAATAAAALGLAGRMRRAQLAALAERAATLEVEREQRELLAAANERARVSRELHDIVGHTLAVIVGLADGGAAEAQLQPERGPEVLRTIAEAGRTSLGELRRALGALRVGLPDDAASAELHPQPGTAQLAALCERIRTAGPTVTYTASGDLSSLSASLQLAVYRIVQEALTNSLKHAGPRTRVRVAVTADARAGEVVVQVDDTGPPVEEATPDHTGGNRTPGQGLIGMRERAALVGGHAVSRRRAGGWTVRAVLPMNHDARTKTDPQAARAGSAAKDRTGVQECP, encoded by the coding sequence ATGAACCCCGTAGCCGAACCCGTGTGGGACCAGCCGCTGGCCAGTAGCTGGATCCGCCTGCGCTCCGCCGACCGGGCCCGTCCGCAGGTACTGGACTCGCTGCTCGCGGCGGGCGTCCTGGCCGCCGCGATCGCCGACCTCTTCGAGCAGGAGGAGCGCGGCCTGTTCGGGGTGCAGGGAGTGCCGGCCTGGGTGGTCGTCATCAACGCGGCGGCGCTGGCGCTGCCCTTGGTGTGGCGTCGGCGCGCCCCGCTCGCGGTCTTCGGCGTCGTGCTGGGGGTCTGCGCGGCGCAGTGGGCGGCGGGACTGGCGCTGCGCAGCGACCTCAGCCTGATGATTGCCCTGTACGGGGCCGGTCGCTACGCCTCGCCGCGCGCGCTGCGGAACATCGCGATCGCCACGGCGCCGGTGTGCGCACTGCTGGCCTTCCGGGTCCAGCCGCTGGACTCTCAGCCGTGGGTGTCCCTGTTCTTCGTGCTGTGCGCGGCCACCGCGGCGGCGGCCCTCGGCCTGGCCGGCCGGATGCGCCGGGCCCAGCTGGCCGCGCTGGCCGAGCGGGCCGCCACCCTGGAAGTCGAGCGCGAGCAACGCGAGTTGCTGGCCGCGGCCAACGAACGCGCCCGGGTCTCACGCGAGTTGCACGACATCGTGGGACACACCCTGGCGGTGATCGTCGGTCTGGCCGACGGAGGCGCGGCCGAGGCCCAGCTGCAACCGGAGCGGGGTCCGGAAGTCCTGCGGACGATCGCCGAGGCCGGGCGTACGTCTCTGGGTGAACTCCGCCGCGCCCTCGGCGCGCTGCGGGTCGGACTGCCCGACGACGCCGCGAGCGCCGAACTGCACCCCCAGCCGGGTACCGCCCAACTCGCCGCCCTGTGCGAGCGGATCCGGACTGCCGGGCCGACCGTCACCTACACCGCCTCGGGCGACCTCTCCTCGCTCAGCGCGAGCCTTCAGCTCGCCGTGTACCGGATCGTCCAGGAGGCCCTGACCAACAGCCTCAAGCACGCCGGACCACGCACCCGCGTGCGGGTCGCGGTGACGGCGGACGCCCGTGCCGGTGAGGTCGTGGTGCAGGTCGACGACACCGGCCCACCGGTGGAGGAGGCGACACCGGACCATACGGGCGGGAACCGCACCCCGGGGCAGGGCCTGATCGGCATGAGGGAGCGCGCCGCACTCGTGGGAGGCCACGCCGTCTCCCGGCGCAGGGCTGGCGGCTGGACCGTACGGGCCGTGCTCCCCATGAACCACGACGCGCGGACGAAGACAGATCCGCAGGCGGCGCGTGCCGGCTCGGCCGCCAAGGACC
- a CDS encoding carboxylesterase/lipase family protein, translated as MSSGEFPEVGTVAGVVRGRREGDLEVFRGIPFAQPPVGEARFGAPRPVAGWDGVREAFAFGPPPPQEPMGPVAEPPVGLPADDDWLTVNVWTPETDPAARRPVMVWIYGGAYKFGSSDDPAYDGSRLSRDGDLVVVTLNYRVGIEGFALIEGAPANRGLLDQVAALEWVRENITAFGGDPDQVTVFGESAGAGSIAALMAMPRARGLFRRAITQSVPGTFFSTALAGDIAEVLAGGLGLRPTVADLSGVDPRKLPEAGAALTAGMRGYVDRWGPVALSPTPFAPVVDGDVLPTTPWQALASGAARDVELITGHNRDEYRLFLLLGGLLGQVDEGLASMALGLFGPTPDSEQAYRTAFPEASAEYLFELVQSDWLFRMPSLHLAQAQVAGGGRAHVYELTWAAPANGGALGACHGLDVPLTFGVYGGLGAMLTGPVPTPETEALSARFRSAWTAFAATGDPGWPAYDPEHRLVQLLDTEPTVTAYPEEAARRIWERHVFAALPLTTT; from the coding sequence ATGAGCAGTGGCGAGTTCCCGGAGGTCGGGACGGTGGCGGGCGTGGTCCGTGGTCGTCGTGAAGGTGACCTGGAGGTGTTCCGGGGTATCCCGTTCGCGCAGCCGCCGGTGGGTGAGGCGCGGTTCGGGGCGCCGCGGCCGGTGGCGGGCTGGGACGGTGTGCGGGAGGCGTTCGCGTTCGGTCCGCCGCCTCCGCAGGAGCCGATGGGCCCCGTGGCCGAGCCCCCTGTCGGCCTTCCGGCCGATGACGACTGGCTGACGGTCAACGTCTGGACGCCGGAGACGGACCCGGCCGCACGACGGCCGGTGATGGTGTGGATCTACGGCGGCGCCTACAAGTTCGGCTCTTCCGACGATCCGGCCTACGACGGCAGCCGGCTCTCCCGTGACGGCGACCTGGTGGTGGTCACCCTCAACTACCGGGTCGGCATCGAGGGGTTCGCCCTCATCGAGGGCGCACCCGCGAACCGGGGCCTGCTCGACCAGGTCGCCGCCCTCGAATGGGTGCGTGAGAACATCACCGCGTTCGGTGGCGACCCCGACCAGGTCACCGTCTTCGGTGAGTCCGCGGGCGCCGGGTCCATCGCCGCGCTGATGGCCATGCCGCGAGCACGGGGCCTGTTCCGGAGGGCCATCACACAGAGTGTGCCGGGCACCTTCTTCTCCACCGCACTGGCCGGTGACATCGCCGAGGTCCTGGCCGGCGGGCTGGGGCTGCGTCCGACGGTCGCCGATCTGTCCGGTGTGGACCCGCGCAAGCTGCCCGAGGCAGGGGCCGCGCTGACCGCCGGGATGCGTGGGTACGTGGACCGCTGGGGTCCTGTTGCGCTGTCCCCGACCCCCTTCGCACCCGTCGTCGACGGCGATGTCCTGCCCACCACTCCGTGGCAGGCCCTCGCGAGTGGCGCCGCACGGGACGTGGAGCTGATCACCGGGCACAACCGGGACGAATACCGGCTCTTTCTCCTGCTCGGCGGGCTGCTCGGCCAAGTGGACGAGGGCCTGGCCTCGATGGCGCTGGGCCTGTTCGGACCGACGCCGGACAGTGAACAGGCCTACCGCACCGCGTTCCCGGAGGCCTCCGCGGAGTACCTGTTCGAACTGGTGCAGTCCGACTGGCTGTTCCGCATGCCCTCGCTGCACCTGGCGCAGGCGCAGGTGGCCGGGGGCGGCCGGGCGCACGTGTACGAGCTGACCTGGGCCGCACCCGCCAACGGCGGTGCTCTGGGCGCCTGTCACGGTCTGGACGTACCTTTGACGTTCGGTGTGTACGGCGGTCTGGGTGCCATGCTGACCGGGCCCGTGCCCACGCCCGAGACCGAGGCGCTCTCCGCGCGTTTCCGCTCCGCGTGGACCGCCTTCGCCGCCACGGGTGACCCGGGCTGGCCCGCGTACGATCCCGAGCACCGCCTCGTCCAGCTCCTCGACACCGAACCGACGGTCACCGCGTACCCGGAAGAGGCCGCCCGCCGCATCTGGGAACGCCATGTCTTCGCCGCACTGCCCCTGACGACGACGTAG
- a CDS encoding 2,3-butanediol dehydrogenase, whose amino-acid sequence MRAAMYYGNSKIEIVDVPEPSPGAGEVKVKVHANGICGTDLHEYYDGPIFISPREPHPLTGRAMPVILGHEFSGTVAETGADVTEVSVGDQVTIEPIYRCGECRPCRTGHYNLCTSIGFHGLMADGGMAEYTVVPVNQVHRLPESVSLGLGALVEPMSVAYHAAALGGVGDQDSALVYGAGPIGIGLWFALRGMGLTEIDVVEPSPERRAAVERLGARTLDPAAVDVPALIADRTNGDGVDAAFDAAGVAPAVESALASIGERRPLISVAIYDRPLPTPLLSLVLRERRIQGTICYTADDYRAVMALMAQGHYDTTGWVDTIPLSDLIDGGFTELRAGRRMKLLIDPTA is encoded by the coding sequence ATGCGCGCAGCCATGTACTACGGGAACAGCAAGATCGAGATCGTGGACGTGCCGGAGCCGTCCCCCGGCGCCGGCGAAGTCAAGGTGAAGGTCCACGCGAACGGCATCTGCGGAACCGATCTTCACGAGTACTACGACGGGCCGATCTTCATCTCCCCCCGAGAACCACACCCGCTCACCGGCAGGGCGATGCCCGTGATCCTGGGCCACGAGTTCTCGGGAACCGTCGCCGAGACCGGTGCCGACGTCACCGAGGTGTCGGTCGGCGACCAGGTCACCATCGAGCCGATCTACCGCTGCGGCGAGTGCCGCCCCTGCCGCACGGGCCACTACAACCTCTGTACGAGTATCGGGTTCCACGGGCTCATGGCGGACGGCGGCATGGCCGAGTACACCGTCGTGCCCGTCAACCAGGTCCACCGACTGCCGGAGTCCGTCTCCCTCGGCCTCGGCGCCCTCGTCGAGCCCATGTCCGTCGCCTACCACGCCGCTGCTCTCGGTGGCGTCGGCGACCAGGACTCCGCCCTGGTCTACGGCGCGGGACCGATCGGCATCGGTCTCTGGTTCGCGCTACGGGGCATGGGGCTGACGGAGATCGACGTGGTCGAGCCGTCGCCCGAGCGACGGGCGGCCGTCGAGCGGCTCGGCGCCCGCACCCTGGACCCGGCAGCGGTGGACGTGCCCGCGCTGATCGCGGACCGTACGAACGGCGACGGCGTCGACGCCGCCTTCGACGCCGCCGGCGTGGCGCCGGCCGTGGAATCCGCGCTGGCCTCCATCGGCGAGCGCCGTCCGCTGATCAGCGTCGCGATCTACGACCGTCCCCTGCCCACGCCACTCCTCAGCCTCGTCCTCCGGGAACGGCGTATCCAGGGCACCATCTGCTACACGGCCGACGACTATCGAGCCGTCATGGCCCTCATGGCCCAGGGGCACTACGACACCACCGGCTGGGTCGACACCATCCCCCTCAGCGACCTCATCGACGGGGGCTTCACCGAGCTTCGCGCCGGTCGCCGGATGAAGCTGCTGATTGATCCGACCGCGTGA
- a CDS encoding ABC transporter permease — protein MTSVQTTSIPAADTTANPRYKVTFPRVLRSEWSKFLSLRSSWITLALAVLATVVIGMVAAYRYDPVHADQHDAVALSLDGITLAQLVVGVLGVLATAGEYTTGMIRSTFAAVPHRLPVLWSKCLIYFGVVFVVGAAGAVASFLAGAGFLSGKPIALTLSDAGVLRCLFGAALYLALVAVLGAGLGMLVRSAAGGICLLVGALMLMPVFLDLLPSNWKTDVTPYLPANAGQSVFTLHTDSTMLSPGTGLLVLLGWVTAVLVGAAYRVKHSDS, from the coding sequence ATGACCAGCGTCCAGACCACATCCATTCCCGCGGCGGACACGACCGCGAACCCCCGCTACAAGGTGACCTTCCCCAGAGTGCTGCGCTCGGAATGGTCGAAGTTCCTCTCCCTGCGGTCGAGTTGGATCACTCTCGCGTTGGCCGTGCTGGCCACGGTAGTCATCGGCATGGTGGCGGCCTACCGCTACGACCCGGTCCACGCCGACCAGCACGACGCGGTCGCGCTGTCACTGGACGGCATCACCCTGGCCCAGCTCGTGGTGGGTGTCCTGGGTGTGCTGGCAACAGCCGGGGAGTACACCACCGGCATGATCCGCTCCACGTTCGCCGCGGTGCCCCATCGCCTGCCGGTCCTCTGGTCCAAGTGCCTGATCTACTTCGGCGTGGTGTTCGTGGTCGGGGCGGCGGGTGCGGTCGCCTCCTTCCTGGCGGGTGCGGGCTTTCTGTCCGGCAAGCCGATCGCACTGACCTTGTCGGACGCCGGCGTGCTGCGCTGCCTGTTCGGTGCCGCCCTCTACCTGGCGCTGGTGGCCGTACTGGGCGCGGGACTGGGCATGCTGGTGCGCTCGGCGGCGGGCGGCATCTGTCTGCTGGTCGGTGCGCTGATGCTGATGCCGGTCTTCCTCGACCTGCTCCCCAGCAACTGGAAGACGGACGTGACCCCGTACCTGCCGGCCAACGCCGGCCAGTCGGTCTTCACCCTGCACACGGACAGTACGATGCTCAGCCCCGGTACGGGCCTGTTGGTCCTGCTCGGCTGGGTGACGGCGGTGCTGGTGGGCGCGGCGTACCGTGTGAAGCATTCCGACAGCTGA
- a CDS encoding flavin reductase family protein, translated as MIRLQQVTCGEQLRHAFGAFPSGVAALCARVDRIPTGMAASSFTSVSVDPPLVSVCIQKTSSTWPVLRERPRLGLSVLSQWHDVACRQLASKQGDRFAGVEWDAGPHDSILIRGSSAWMEVSLYDEVEAGDHLIALLKVQGLDTAPYTPPLIFHASRFRKIALTLDEEQHTSAEQW; from the coding sequence ATGATCCGCCTCCAACAGGTGACCTGCGGGGAGCAGTTGCGCCATGCCTTCGGGGCGTTCCCGTCCGGGGTCGCGGCCCTCTGCGCCCGCGTGGACCGCATCCCGACAGGCATGGCCGCCAGTTCCTTCACCTCGGTCTCCGTGGATCCGCCACTGGTGTCGGTGTGCATCCAGAAGACGTCTTCGACGTGGCCGGTCCTGCGCGAGCGGCCACGGCTGGGACTGAGCGTCCTCTCGCAGTGGCATGACGTCGCCTGCCGCCAGCTCGCGAGCAAGCAGGGCGACCGTTTCGCCGGCGTCGAATGGGACGCGGGACCGCACGACAGCATCCTGATCCGCGGTTCGAGCGCGTGGATGGAGGTCTCGCTCTACGACGAGGTCGAGGCCGGCGACCACCTCATCGCCCTGCTGAAGGTCCAGGGCCTCGACACGGCTCCGTACACACCGCCGCTCATCTTCCACGCCAGCCGGTTCCGCAAGATCGCGCTGACACTCGACGAGGAGCAGCACACCAGCGCGGAGCAGTGGTGA
- a CDS encoding VOC family protein — translation MTTHDSPRRSAASPSAVPGAQLRQVVHPVDDVSEAVEFYGTVLGLPTRFVDGERYAAFDAGPSTFAVAADTEDVAGVAAAAFKVDDIAEFLDRLGAVGGQVVEGPADGPHERRVVISDPWGNRMIVYAAL, via the coding sequence ATGACCACACACGACTCACCCAGGCGCTCGGCCGCGTCGCCGTCCGCGGTACCTGGAGCGCAGTTGCGCCAGGTCGTCCACCCGGTCGACGACGTCTCCGAGGCCGTCGAGTTCTACGGCACCGTGCTGGGACTCCCCACCCGCTTCGTGGACGGCGAGCGTTACGCGGCCTTCGACGCCGGGCCCAGCACCTTCGCCGTCGCTGCGGACACGGAGGACGTGGCAGGCGTCGCGGCAGCCGCTTTCAAGGTGGACGACATCGCGGAGTTCCTCGACCGGCTCGGGGCGGTCGGCGGCCAGGTCGTCGAGGGCCCGGCCGACGGCCCGCACGAGCGCCGGGTCGTGATCAGCGATCCCTGGGGCAACAGGATGATCGTCTATGCCGCACTCTGA
- a CDS encoding sigma-54-dependent Fis family transcriptional regulator — MVRTEIVESWRRSRLNGVDPDHVPCVEGEPSLDSRTAKVAIPVLTSMADVLIGANTSLLLSAPDGTLLWRWDEDSRLRSRLNRSSVVIGTRWSEDVIGTNGLGTALETVRAVTVNGTEHFNEALHDFACAGAPIRHPVTHRVTGVLSVTSLVEHASPLMAPTLLRLAHDIEEELYGETSMHERQMLRHFLAERRRTRSAVVVVSADVVIANSLATSMDLDHSALWQRIEDGPDDVIGLELSSGSRVTVCRPVHRGGVLVGAVVVAEEMPASAVVRPTPTRARDPRRQERPWIRVVAHLRSTAATTDRLLVVGEHGTGKRAALRAAVADSDRAYRELDCATVDEVGHEQWLADARALVEHVDELLVFAHLDDLDDRTYRALATILDRAPRIDGSDLRLAATVSAAAFHNDLLPRVILDQFPPLTFEIPPLRKRTDDVLARLVDQGVGMPRLSHEVIQAVQRHPWPGNHRQLEEFRRWLTRQNRPVVTTADLPPAWLHEVTRGHLTAMQTAESDAIATALREHGGNKAAAATALGISRSSLYRKLREYRLR; from the coding sequence ATGGTGAGAACCGAGATCGTCGAGTCCTGGCGGCGATCGCGGCTGAACGGGGTCGACCCGGACCATGTTCCCTGCGTCGAGGGCGAGCCCAGCCTCGACAGCCGGACGGCCAAGGTCGCCATCCCCGTACTCACCTCCATGGCCGACGTTCTGATCGGCGCGAACACCAGCCTCCTGCTCAGCGCGCCGGACGGCACCCTGCTGTGGCGCTGGGACGAGGACAGCCGGCTGCGTTCCCGCCTGAACCGCAGCAGCGTCGTGATCGGCACCCGCTGGTCCGAGGACGTCATCGGCACGAACGGCCTGGGCACGGCCCTGGAGACCGTTCGCGCCGTGACGGTCAACGGCACAGAGCACTTCAACGAAGCCCTGCACGACTTCGCCTGCGCGGGGGCACCCATCCGGCATCCGGTCACCCACCGGGTGACCGGGGTGTTGAGCGTCACCAGCCTTGTCGAGCACGCCAGTCCTCTGATGGCACCGACCCTGCTTCGCCTGGCGCACGACATAGAGGAGGAGCTGTACGGGGAGACCTCGATGCACGAGCGCCAGATGCTGCGCCATTTCCTGGCCGAGCGTCGGCGTACCCGGAGCGCGGTGGTGGTCGTCAGCGCGGACGTGGTCATTGCCAACTCCCTCGCCACGTCGATGGATCTCGACCACTCGGCGCTGTGGCAGCGGATCGAGGACGGGCCCGACGACGTCATCGGACTCGAACTCTCCAGCGGGTCACGGGTCACCGTGTGCCGCCCCGTGCACCGAGGCGGCGTGCTGGTCGGAGCCGTGGTCGTCGCCGAGGAGATGCCCGCCTCGGCGGTGGTCCGGCCGACGCCGACCCGCGCCCGCGATCCGCGGCGCCAGGAACGCCCCTGGATCCGAGTCGTCGCCCATCTGCGCTCGACCGCGGCCACGACCGACCGGCTTCTGGTCGTCGGCGAGCACGGGACCGGCAAGCGCGCCGCCCTGCGTGCCGCGGTCGCGGACTCCGATCGCGCATACCGCGAACTGGACTGCGCCACGGTCGACGAGGTCGGTCACGAGCAGTGGCTGGCCGATGCCCGTGCGCTGGTGGAGCATGTGGACGAACTCCTTGTCTTCGCCCACCTCGACGACCTCGACGACCGTACGTACCGAGCCCTCGCGACGATTCTGGACCGGGCGCCGCGCATCGACGGATCCGACCTGCGGCTCGCGGCCACGGTCTCGGCCGCGGCATTCCACAACGACCTGCTGCCGCGCGTGATCCTCGACCAGTTCCCGCCGCTCACCTTCGAGATTCCTCCGCTCCGCAAGCGCACCGACGACGTCCTGGCCCGGCTGGTCGACCAGGGGGTGGGTATGCCGAGGCTCTCGCACGAGGTGATCCAGGCGGTCCAGCGTCACCCATGGCCCGGCAACCACCGCCAACTGGAGGAGTTCCGGCGGTGGTTGACCCGCCAGAACCGGCCGGTCGTCACGACGGCGGACCTGCCGCCTGCCTGGCTCCACGAGGTCACCCGTGGTCACCTGACCGCCATGCAGACCGCCGAGTCGGACGCCATCGCGACCGCACTGCGCGAGCACGGCGGCAACAAGGCGGCTGCCGCGACGGCACTCGGGATCTCTCGCTCCTCGCTCTACCGGAAGCTGCGCGAGTACCGACTGCGCTGA
- a CDS encoding LLM class flavin-dependent oxidoreductase translates to MAMALKFGTFMAPFHCPPGQDPTTAYERDLAVIQHMDRLGFDEAWIGEHHSAGHELIPDPMSFIAWAAPQTRHIKLGTGVLSLPYHNPLWVADRALFLDRLLRGRFMLGLGPGALPTDATMIGISLEEQRTAFEEDVDVLMAILRGETVTAKTNRYNLVDAHTQYAPYSDFEITVAAIASPTGPRIAAKNGIHLMSVGATNRSGFDALALHWDVMEERAPLFGHTPDRTKWRLCGPMHLAETKEQAIEDVRYGLDAWCDYTQDVLAAPHFRAAGKTFEERIEWLNESGLGVIGTVDDAIAQIERLEGQSGGFGSFLLIHHEWARHDATLKSYELFADHVKPRFQGSADRLLRSRDYAVSRWNELDQRQAEAIQAATARHAEEREESQRASA, encoded by the coding sequence ATGGCGATGGCGCTGAAGTTCGGGACCTTCATGGCTCCCTTCCACTGCCCCCCGGGCCAGGACCCGACCACGGCCTACGAGCGTGACCTGGCCGTCATCCAGCACATGGACAGGCTGGGCTTCGACGAGGCCTGGATCGGCGAGCACCACTCGGCCGGCCATGAGCTCATCCCGGACCCGATGTCGTTCATCGCGTGGGCCGCGCCGCAGACCAGGCACATCAAGCTCGGCACGGGCGTGCTCTCCCTGCCGTACCACAACCCGTTGTGGGTCGCGGACCGTGCGCTCTTCCTCGACCGTCTGCTGCGCGGCCGCTTCATGCTCGGCCTGGGCCCGGGCGCCCTGCCGACCGACGCCACCATGATCGGCATCAGCCTTGAGGAGCAGCGCACGGCGTTCGAGGAGGACGTCGACGTACTGATGGCCATCCTCCGGGGCGAGACCGTGACCGCGAAGACGAACCGCTACAACCTGGTCGACGCGCACACCCAGTACGCGCCCTACAGCGACTTCGAGATCACGGTCGCCGCGATCGCCTCCCCCACCGGCCCGCGCATCGCGGCCAAGAACGGCATCCACCTGATGTCCGTCGGCGCCACCAACCGGAGCGGCTTCGACGCGCTCGCCCTGCACTGGGACGTGATGGAGGAGCGGGCGCCGCTGTTCGGCCACACCCCCGACCGGACCAAGTGGCGCCTGTGCGGCCCCATGCACCTCGCCGAGACCAAGGAGCAGGCCATCGAGGACGTCCGGTACGGCCTCGACGCCTGGTGCGACTACACCCAGGACGTGCTCGCCGCTCCTCACTTCCGGGCCGCGGGCAAGACCTTCGAGGAGCGCATCGAGTGGCTCAACGAGAGCGGCCTCGGGGTCATCGGCACCGTGGACGACGCGATCGCCCAGATCGAGCGGCTCGAAGGCCAGTCGGGCGGTTTCGGATCGTTCCTGCTCATCCACCACGAGTGGGCCAGGCACGACGCCACGCTCAAAAGCTACGAGCTCTTCGCCGACCACGTCAAGCCGCGGTTCCAGGGCAGCGCGGACCGTCTCCTGCGGTCCCGGGACTACGCGGTGTCGCGTTGGAACGAACTGGACCAGCGTCAGGCCGAGGCCATCCAGGCGGCGACCGCACGTCACGCCGAGGAGCGCGAGGAATCGCAGCGCGCCTCCGCCTGA
- a CDS encoding NAD-dependent succinate-semialdehyde dehydrogenase, translated as MYATVDPTTGAVARKFATLTDTEAGQALVSAATAYRTWSATRLSERAAVLARMAALHRQKAEELAALTTLEMGKPVAQARAEVELAASIYEYYATSGPDLLKDEVLDIAGTGKALVRTAPIGPLLGIMPWNFPLYQAARFVAPNLLLGNTILLKHAPNCPQLSLAIESVAEEAGAPADVYQNVFATHEQIATMIASPLLQGVSLTGSERAGRVIGALAGQHLKKCVLELGGSDPLIVLPRADLEQAVSAAAIGRFWNAGQVCTSMKRAIVAEPVWDEFMTRFLAETATWHTGDPADESTRLGPLSSVAARDQVAEQVRDAVAKGAELHLGGEVPEGPGAYYPPTVLSGVTPEMRAYHEEIFGPVAVLYRVDSTEAAIDLANSSPYGLGSAVFTADPAEAEYVADRLDVGMVGLNMLVRSSPEMPFGGVKNSGIGRELGRFGLDEFANKKLLRSP; from the coding sequence GTGTACGCAACCGTTGATCCGACCACAGGCGCCGTCGCGCGCAAGTTCGCGACCCTGACGGACACCGAGGCCGGCCAGGCCCTCGTCTCGGCTGCGACGGCGTATCGGACATGGTCCGCGACACGGCTCTCCGAGCGGGCCGCGGTCCTCGCGCGCATGGCCGCGCTGCACCGGCAGAAGGCCGAGGAACTCGCCGCCCTCACCACGCTGGAGATGGGCAAGCCCGTCGCACAGGCGCGGGCCGAGGTCGAACTCGCGGCCTCGATCTACGAGTACTACGCCACCTCGGGTCCCGATCTCCTCAAGGACGAGGTGCTCGACATCGCGGGCACCGGCAAGGCGTTGGTCCGCACCGCGCCCATCGGTCCGCTGCTCGGCATCATGCCGTGGAACTTCCCGCTCTATCAGGCGGCGCGCTTCGTCGCCCCGAACCTGCTGCTCGGGAACACCATCCTTCTGAAGCACGCGCCCAACTGCCCACAGCTGTCCCTCGCGATCGAGTCCGTCGCGGAGGAGGCGGGCGCTCCCGCCGATGTGTACCAGAACGTCTTCGCCACGCACGAGCAGATCGCCACGATGATCGCGAGCCCCCTTCTGCAGGGGGTATCGCTCACCGGCTCGGAACGCGCGGGCCGGGTGATCGGAGCGCTCGCGGGGCAGCACCTGAAGAAGTGCGTGCTGGAACTGGGCGGATCCGACCCGCTGATCGTGCTGCCGCGAGCCGACCTGGAGCAGGCGGTCTCCGCGGCGGCGATCGGCCGCTTCTGGAACGCCGGACAGGTCTGCACCTCGATGAAGCGGGCCATCGTCGCGGAGCCGGTCTGGGACGAGTTCATGACCCGCTTTCTCGCGGAGACGGCAACCTGGCACACCGGTGACCCCGCCGACGAGTCCACCCGCCTCGGTCCGCTGTCGTCCGTCGCCGCGCGCGACCAGGTCGCCGAGCAGGTCCGCGACGCCGTCGCCAAGGGCGCCGAACTCCACCTCGGCGGTGAGGTGCCCGAGGGCCCGGGCGCGTACTACCCCCCGACCGTGCTCTCGGGCGTAACTCCGGAGATGCGGGCGTATCACGAGGAGATCTTCGGTCCGGTCGCCGTCCTCTACCGCGTCGACTCCACCGAGGCGGCGATCGACCTCGCCAACAGTTCGCCGTACGGCCTCGGCAGCGCGGTGTTCACCGCGGATCCGGCCGAGGCGGAATACGTCGCCGACCGGCTCGACGTCGGGATGGTCGGCCTCAACATGCTGGTCCGCAGCTCGCCCGAGATGCCGTTCGGCGGGGTGAAGAACTCCGGCATCGGGCGGGAACTCGGCCGGTTCGGACTCGACGAGTTCGCGAACAAGAAGCTGCTCCGAAGCCCCTGA